TCTCTTAATTTACTGTAAAACTTTTCATTCATGAATTTGAATTAATCGTAGCATAATGccattttgtaattctttttgcTTGCTGATATATCATAAAAATTATCATGtaatcattataatttttaatggttgcataatGTTTCATTGAGTTAGTGTGACAAATTTCCCATCATTTTGCATGTTTaggcttgttttctgtttctttattattttttggtactGCTATGATTCATGCAAATAGTCTTTTTCTACTTTCAGATTATTTCCTTACAAATAGGATAACTAAGTTAAAAGATAGAAACATTTTGTGGGTTCTgaggaaaattattattatattgctttctaaaatgtattatttcacttttcGTTGCCACTCTCAGTATAAATGCATTAGTGAAACACAGCTTTATCCTAAGCAGCAAGTATAGCAAGtgtcattcactttttaaaacattgtggtacaacatatacaacataaaatttacccttttaacaatttttaaattgttggcaTTGAGAACGTTCATAATATTGTGCAACCCTCCCTACTATACGCTTCCAGAGCTTTTTCATCACCGCAAACAGAAACACTGTATCTATTAAATCGTGTCTCCTCATTTTCCCCTTCTCAacccctggtaacctctattctattttctgtctctatgaaaccTATTGTAGGTACTtcctataagtggaatcataccatatttgtctttctgtgactggtttatttcacctaGCAATATGGTTTTAAGATTTATCCATGtcatagcatgtatcagaatttcattcctttttaaggctgagtaaaaCTCCGTTGTATGTATTTacattctgtttatccattcattgatccATGATTATTTGGGTTCTTTTCCACCTTTTGGTTATCATGAATAATGCAGCTGTGAACGCTGGTATATGAGTATCTGAGTCCCTACTTTTCAATCTTTGGGGTATATGTGGAGAAGTGGAATCAttggatcatatggcaattctgTTTAACTTTTGAAGAGTGTTATTCTTTCGTGGTCAATAAAAAGTTCTTtgattttttgcttatttgttttctacttttcatgtttgctttgttttgcatagcttttactttttaaaatctcaacatTTTCCTTATCTACATTAATTTATATTGCATCTTCTATAATTATCAGTTCATGTCCTCTGTCCATTTATTGATTAcctttttttctgaatgtttttccAAAAATTTGAATGAGACTCATCATGGACATCTCCTTCTTTTGCCTACTCAGAGTCCTTTCTCTTTTACACATGGATTTTCCTTTGGGAATTATCCCTCTTCTGCTGCAGACTACACAGCATCAGACATGTGCCCACTCCCTGACCAATTAAACACTCCCTGGTGCTTGAACcctgaaaataatgaaacaaaaatagaaaaggatgAAAGCCACATCAAGATGCCCATAGCTTTCCGAAAGTCTGCCCAGCCATTAGAGTTTCTCATATTTACATGAAATTTCCCTTGGTTCTCATTCATACCAAGAGCTGATATTTTTGTCCTTAGTTTTACAAGGTGCATCGCATAAtttaattcaaaaaattattcttttttaaaaataaattatctagagttgatttctattgtttataattaGATTTGATAGAATAGTTACCTATATCATATAATCGATCCTTAgtcaaatttatataatattttttcccagtttgttgacttctttttaattttgttttctcactttttagaaatgtttaatttgTAGAATTAAATCTCTAAGGTTTTATGTGACTTTTTTACTCAATTCCTTCAAAGCTAAAAATTAGCTTCCCTCCACCCATCTAATAAttaatttcttcactttttattttgactACATCTAAATTATTCCAATTTATAcccaatttttcattatttctaaatatatatatttttaatgcttaCTAGTGGCAAGTGACTTTAGATTGattaatatgtttttatgtaGCTCCAGCTCTCCAGGTCTCTTAACCCGTTTGATTTTATGCTATAACAGATACTTCTCACTTGTTGAGGCATTCCGAAGCTCCTAAGGGTAATGATgttctatatatactatattttaggaaagaaggaaatggtgGAAGCATATGCATAGCTATTCTTTGTTGCTCTTCCTAGTctcagttcttctttttttttttcttatcagtgGAGCAAGGATGGCAATTCTATAGGTGGCAGGAGAGGCTCTGGATTGTAATCCAGTGGGGAAGCAAAGGCATGGGCTGGGAAGAATGCCCATCAGAAGCCAGGGTGAAACGGGGAAATGTAGAACATGGGAGAGTTAACTACGTGAAAATGATATAAAAGTATTGGAGGCTCACTCTTGGCCTCATGCAAAAGGGACTAACCTGAGCACTTAAAACAGagatgcaaaaataataacaagaatGTCAGACtcttattacataaaaattttaacacaGAAGCTAAATATCTACAGTAGGtactgatggtggtggtggtccatctggagcagctgctgcagAGACACCTGCTGCAGCAGAGAGGGCATAGCAATGGCTGCATGCTTTGTGGAGCTGGTGGGGGCAGGATCAGGAGGGAGGCCTGCCCCATACCGAGTTGGCAGGGTGGGAGCCCCATACTCCTGGGTGCAGCTTTAGCTGCCTAGCCATGGCTCCAGGCCCCCGCATTCCTGGGGTTCTCAGGGCCTGGGAAGCCCCATGCCCCTGCAAGTTTGAAAGTGCCCTGCTCCCTGGTCTCTCCCAACTCCTGGTGCCTGCTTGAGATGGAGCAAAGTTGTGGCCAACCCAGGACACTGTCACAACTTGGCCAGCTGTGCCCGCACTCAGGATGGTGCGACACACCAACCCCCTGCCATCTTggcccctctggactttgggtgcTGAGGAGTGTGGGAGGGGAGTAAGGAGTGGGGAGGGCGGCTGAGGGCACCTCTTGGCATGGACATCCTGCATGCTGGAGATGGCATGTTAAAGGACATCTTGCATGCTGGAGATGGCATGTTGAAGCCCCAGCATGGAGGCTGGTCTGCCAGTTCTGGGCAAAGTCCATGGCCAGGAGTGAGATCTTCTTTGATGACCACTCAGCCAATTGGAcagtgctttttccaggcctgccTATGGCTGCccacggaccaatcagcacacattGCCTCCATTCTGAGCACATAAAAActccagactcagccagactgaCACTCattgggatgacctgcctgcagaaaggaacTACCCACTATGAGTCTACTCTCCGCTGAAAGCTGGACACTCATCAGGATGATCTTCCTGCAGAAAACAGCTATCCACTCCAGGTGGATAGCTCTCCACCAAGAGCTGAATACTCACCGGGATGATCTGCCTGAGGAAAAGAGCTACCCTCTACGGgcctcctctccactgagagctggacACTCATCAGGATGATCAGcttgcagaaaggagctaccaaCTTTGAGTCTCCTGAGAGCTATTCCATCACTCAGTGGAGCTCCTCTCTGCTGTGCTTCCCCTCCAGCTGTCCAGGTACCACATTCTTCCTGGAGGCAGGACAAGAACTTTGGACCTGTTGAATGGGACTGAAAGAGCTAACACAAACAGGGCAGAAACACACCCCCCATTCACCACGTTGCAGGCAttgagaagaagagaaggagagaagagctacAGTCCTTTGAGGAGCCCACACCTAGCGGCTCCCCATGCGAGGGCTGTGACACTCTCTTTAGGGGTCTGCagttcctggtgtctccaagcttccGGACACAAACTCATTTCCCTTGCCCAGACGTGTACCCACATCAGAAGCTGCTTGCATTACATCTGATCCAGCCACAGTCTTTCACAGAGCTGGCCCCCTGAGCTGGTGCCTGTGCTgacacctggagctgcctgccctgtcacagcagtcGGCATGCCTGGCTGTGAGCAGTGGCCCATGCTCACTCGCTCACACACACTTTGCTTCTCCATGCCTGGCTCGGCCTTGGAAGGTGTAGGATCCAGGCCAGTAGCACAAACCGAACTCAGCCTGCCAGGCCAGGTGGGTGGAACGAGCCCAGCGGGTCcaaactcaggcaaaggtgccactggccacagaggtttctggctggaaaAGCCACACTTAAGGATCCTGTGACAGTACCAGCAGAGTTGCTCTGATTGTAACCTAGCCCATCTGATTCTTCTTAATCTGCTATGATTCCTATGATACTCTGGGAACTCTAGGGTTCTACAGGACAagatttgaaaaccactggtttaaaaaataagagacgTCATACATCATCATAATTTGTGTCCTGGAGAAAATGGCTGACAGTATCTTAAATAACACCTCTCTTTGAGGGAGTTTTAGTTGAAATAGGGATCAAAGTAACTGAACCTCAGTAGAAAATTTTCATAAATCAGAGTGAGTGGGAGAATTGATAGTGAGGGAGGTGGCAGCCACAGAACCAATTCAATTGCTCTAAAATCATGTTATTCATCCTGTCACCTACTCCCTGGATGAAGTGATGGCCACAGACAATTTATTGTGAGTCATTGTCATTAGAAGACACTTGATACTTTTTGAGGAGCACACTGTTCACACAAATTAATCCTAATCCTACCAAATAGGCCACTTTATGAATATACCTAGTAATAAATAGTCATTTGAAATGACTCCCAAGAAAGGCTAGTAGAGAAGACTAAAATTCAAATACAATGATggcaaattagaaaaaagaatttaagatttttctccAAGTCAATCAAACCAGGCTAacatatttaaagggaaaatggCAAGTGGTGATTATTTAGTGCCTGAGAGCCTGAGGGAGGGTTTTGTTTGTACTCTCAACCAAAGAACTGAATGTTCCAAAATGTCACTGAAGAACAAAATGTCATATGGTGGAATTGATGGCTGATAAAATTAGAGCAAGAAACTATTGAAGAAACTATTACTTTGTGCCACATATAGCCAACTTGTGAAACCCACTGCCACAGGAGGTTATGGAGTTGAACACCATAGATAGATTTAAAATTGAATGAATAACTTTATGACTAATAAATGCCAGTGCCAGTTCTTCATGCTAAGATAAAGGGGTAGTCAAAGTACATGTTTCAGAGCACAGGCCAAGTGCTGCAGGGGTTAGAAGTAGGGACCTTTCCCTTGTAAACACTGATATATAATTAGCCATTCAGAACACAGAAACATTTCTACCTCTCTGCCAGAACTAGATACTGCCCCCTGCAGAAGTAGGGGTCCAGGAGAGGGGCTGCTGTGGGAGTTAAGTGTAGAAGGATCCTCAGTAAGGGGCCTGTGCTGAGCTTGCACAGCCATGAGCTaccaacaagcaagcaaacaaaaaaagttgagaGTGTTCTCCTGCCACCCTCAGTTACCTCCTCCACCACCTCAAACATTTTCATGCTGAGCTTGCATCCTCCTGACTAATATCAACATTGGGCCACCATCTTCTTCATCAGCTGAGTATCCCCATTCTGCCCTCCTTTCTTCAGCAAAATATGTCTCTATTTCTGAGTGTCTGCTCATAGTTCCCATGCATTCTCCCATCTTGATAATCTGGACTGGATCATGAAGAAACATGAAGATCCTTGAACACTTTTCTTGGTGCAGGTGTTCACAATTCAACAGCTTTGAGGGTCAAAGTAGGTAATGTAAATGTATGCGGAAGCCCAAGTATGAGAACATTTAACTTTCAGAAATAGAATCACACAgtctttatttttactaaattagAACTAAATTAGAAGTGCATGGCATAATGTAAGCAGATATGATATTTGGGATTAtatattaaattcaaaataaaaagattaactgaaaattttcaaactcCAATTCTTCTGATTTATAATTAGAAAACTAATATCTTTTTTCTATATAACATGTACTGGACTTtgaatttctctttaaaatagaCATACAGAATTTGGCCTTGAATcccttaaatgagaaaatattttgttttattttagctcATAACGGCGAACACATGTTTTCAATATACGTAGTTTGCTTTTATGTTTAGAGTAACCACTTTCAAGACATTGAAGAAATCTAATCATATTTTGCTATCAGTATCATATTATAATGCTACTTGGTTTATTTgataacttcattcattcattctatcagtattaattgtgaaaaacaaagtgaaaaacatttgtttatttttaaaaagtttgcagTTAGAGAACTTTCTTTGGAATTAGGTCTTCAACTCTGCAACTGGGGAATTCCTGTACTTTCCAATTCTGAAAACTGAGTCTGGTTTAAAACGTATGGTAGATTATTTCTTGCCAAAGAAACAattctttctaaaaagaaaataatcaaaacataaatttaaaaaaaattataatctcccttgcattaaaaaaaaactaataattacTTTTCATGGTAGCATTACTTATTTGATTTGCTTCTAAAATAGAACACTattgaaatttctgttgtttctctcAGCTCATTAAGTTCTCATCATGCATTATCTTTCTGTAGTTTGTTCATAATGATGACTTCAGTTGCATCCTTTTGACAAAGACATACTTTGTGTATTAAACATGTAAGAGTTGTCTCCAAttgttttccttgtagaaatctttcacctgcttggttaaatttattcttaggtaATTTTTAAGTTACTGTAAATGAAGAgtgccttcttgatttctctgTCAGCTATTACATTATTGATAAacagaaacactactgatttttgtatacttaTTTAGTTTCTTTGAAAACAACTTTGCTCTCTCCTACTTTTCTTGAATTATACTGTCTTTGCAGTCTCTTTGTCATTTTCCACTTTTGCTACAGACATGGAGTcacagaatacagaaaaataacagCACAACTATGATAAAAGTGGAAACTGATACGATCATTGTCACGCTTATAAGATGTGACTCTAGTAAATTGGAGAGAACATGCCATTCTAAAGAGAATGGCAATTACACAGTTCCAGCCAATTGCCACCTTGTAAGACTGAGGCCCAGTGTTGTGAGAACATCTGGATGATTCCAGAGAGTTAAAATACCCAGAATTTCTCCCAAGTTTTAAATGTAACCAactaattgaaatattttttattgatacaaaatatttgtgtatttttatgggGCACATGTGACATTTTCTTACACGCACAGAATGTATAACAATCAAGTCAGGGCATTTAGAgaatccatcacctcaagtagttatcatttctatatgttgggaacatttcaaattctctcttctagctattttgaaacatatgatacattattaactatagtcatcctactctgataataaatattcattctgTCTAACTGTTTCTACCCTTAACCAGCCTCTCCTCATGCGCTTCCCACGcactcttctcagcctctggtagctatcattctactctttacctctataagatcaactttttttagcTCCAGTATATGAATGAGAATACGCAATCTTTGTcttactgtgcctggcttatttcacttaacatagtgatcCCTAGTTCtgtccacattgctgcaaattaTAGGATTTCATCCTTTTTCTAGTCAAATAGTACTCCAGTGTgggtatataccacattttctgtattcatttatCTGATAttagacacttaggttggttgcatatctttgctattgtgaattatactgcagtaaacatgagggtacagatatctctttgatatactgatttcctttcctttagataaatacccagtaatgggattgctggattgtatggtagttctatttttagttttaaaagaaattcctaTACTAtattctatagtggttgtactaatttacattcccaccaacagtgtataaaagttctttttttcctctatatcttcatcagcatctgttattttttgtctttttaatactAATAGCCATTCAAACTAGGGTAAGATTAGATTAGTAATATTGAACTTTTTAATATACCTGTTGACATATATGTATGTCATACATCTATGAAGACgtatatgtatgtcttcttttgagaaatatcttttcatgtattttgtccactttttaatgggattacatgctttcttgctgttgagttgttttagtttgttgtctttttttgggtattagtcccttgtcagatgaatagtttgcaaatatttgctcccattcaacaggttgtaTTGTCACTCTGGTTatgatttcttttgttgtgcagaatcATTTTAGTGTATTATAGTCCCATCTGTCTACTTTAggttttgtttcctgtgcttttgagatcttagtTGTAAAATCTTTGCATAGACCAATATCTTGAAGTATTGTTTTCTcctagtaatattttattttcaggtgttatgtttaggtctttaatacattttgagttgatttttttatatggtgagagatagaggtctagttcattcttttgcttatgggtatccagttttcccagcactatttattgaagaagaTTTCCTTTCTCCAgggtatgttcttggcacctttgttgaaaatagtTGGCTGTAAATACCTGGATTTGTTTCAGGGTTCTGtatgctgttccattggtctatgtgtctgtttttaataccaataccatgctaatttggttactatagccttgtaacgTATTTTGAAGTCAGTTAGTGTGACACCTCCAGgtttgttctctttgttcataATTGCATTGGCTActcgggctcttttttggttccatacaaattttaggatttttgttctttctgtggAAAacgacattggtattttgataagaattgtgttgaatatgtagattgccttcagtagtatggtcattttaataataattcttccaattcaagagcatgggatgtctttccatttgtttgtgtcatcttcaatttcttttctcttcttttctttagagacagggtctcactgtgtcattcaggctccagtgcagtggtgtgatcatagctcattgtaacctcaaactcctgggctcaagcaattctcctgccttaacctcccaagtggctaggtcTATATAGACATGTGTCACCatacccaactttttttttttttttttttttttttttagagagagagaggcttttgctatgttttctaggctggtcttgaactcctggactcaagagatcctcccacctcagcctcccaaagtgttgggattacatgcatgagcaaTCACACTCAgctgtcttcaatttctttcatcagtgttttgttgttttccttgcagagatctttcacccccttggttaaatttattttcaggtatttttaaacTATTGCAAATGAGATTGCCTTCTTGGTCTCTTTTTAGCTATTTcattattgataaataaaaatgctactgatttttgtatatttattttgtttcctgcaaatttatttgatttgattatcaagtctaagagttttttggtggagtcttcagatttttctaagtaaaagatcatgtcatctgcaaaaagaaacagttcgacttcctcttttccaatttggataccttttatttcttctcttgcctgattgctctggtgaGGACTTccagtatataaatataaaactcactggtagaggAAACACACaaacaaggaagagaaaggacTCATGTTACCACTACAGAAAGCCACCAAACTATGATGACAagcaataaaagagaaagaaagaaactaaggaCATACAAAACAACAATGAACAAAACTACAGGAATAAGCCTTCACTTaccaataataaccttgaatgtaaacagattaaattATCCACTTATAAaatatagactggctgaatgggtCCAAAAACATATGATCCAATTGTATGCTATCTACAAGATAGATACCCGTAAagacacatatatatagacacatcccacccataaagacacatatagaccgaaagcaaaggaattaaaaaaaaatttccacacaaatggaaatcaaaagtgagcaggagttgCTATGCTTATATCacataaaagaaactttatgtCAAAACAGTAAAAAAGAGACAAGGACGGTAGTGagataatgataaaggggtagaTTCAGCAAGAGAGTATAACGattctaaatacatatgcacccaacactgaagcacccggatgtataaagcaaacattatccAAAGGGAGAGGTAGACTTCAACGcaataatagttggggacttcatCCTCCATCAACACTAGACAGATATTCtacacagaaagttaacaaagaaacattgaatcTAAACTGAACTTAAATTTCACTTTAGatcaaatagacctaacagacacctacagaacattttattcaacaactacagaatatacattctttttcttggcacatgaaacattctccaggtcATATGTTTGATCGCAAGATGAgtccaacaattttttaaagatcaaatttATACCAACTATCTTCTCAGACTACAGTGaattaaaactggaaattaataaaaaaaggaactttggaaactgcaAATACACAGAAATTAGACAACATTCTCCTGAACCACCACTgggtcaagaaaaaaaattaagaatttttttaaattttagattttttttatttccccaaatttGTTATGTATTAGGagtgactgaaataaaaaatataattgagtcccgtcatcatcaccatcatcatcatggaAATGGCTTTAAGAGAAAACTGGTCAGATGAATATTATTGCTTCTCATTTTCAACGAGTAAATAGTTGCCACTGATAAATTGACAGCCAGGAGTCTGTCAAGAATGCTCAACATATGTTATATAATACAACACACCCGTTCACGGCGGGGGGAAATCCTAGGAAATAACTTATGTGTGGTTCTTGATTTAATCATACAAGACAAGCACGAAAGCACCACCCATGCCTCTGAGAACACTGGACCATGCACCCTTGAGAAAAGCTTTGCCTCCTTCATCACCAGCAATCTTCTTCAGTAGTCAAGCATGTCTGTGTACATGAGGTCAGTTCCTTTGCGCCCTGACTGCAACATCATGTGGGGGCGAATGGTGTCAAATGGATAGGAAGCCAACCCACCAAGGGCAGTGACAGTCTGTGCGATCATCCAGCTGAGGACAATGTGAGTGTTCTTGGGATCCGGAAGCATTCCGTTTCTAGTGTCATAGATATCGAAGTAGGCAGCTCAGTAGATGGTAATACCCTGCACAGACACATTAAAGCCTTGGTACAGGCCCTTAATCCCATTAGATTTGCATATCTTAACCAGGCAGTCACCGAGGCCTCGGAATTCCCTTTCGCTCCAGCTTCACCCACATCAGCAGCTAGACGGGTAGGGGCAAAATCAAGAGGGTACACAAAACACAAGGATGTGGCCCCAGCGGCACCGCCTGATGCCAGATTCCCTGCAAAGTAGTGTCAAAACTGGGTCCTCTTGTCCACCCCACCCAGGAAGATCTGCTTGTGTTTATCTTTGAAGGCCAAGTTGAGAGCCTGGATGTGGAAGTATCTGATGACATTGACCAGGTTACTGCGCCAGAAGGACAGGACTCCCCTGCTCCTTGGGAATAGGGACCACGCAGTCTATAATGCCCTTGTATTACTTACCTGCGGTGATCTGTTTGCTGGCATGCTGCAGCAACAGCTTGACCTGGTCGATGGGTGCTATCGCAGTCTTGAAGATGGCTGCGGCCACTCCACCTTCCAGGAAGTCCATGGCGAAGGACACAGCGACATCTGTCTccttgaaagaaaagaggaggcaGGCTGCTGCGGGACGGGACTGGGTCGGCAACCTGCTTTGACTCCGGGGCTGCgagagaagaaaatttttaaaaattgaaacgaataaaaatggaaacacaacaagCCCAAACCTGTATGttaaaagggaagtttatagaaataaacacctacatcaaaaaagtagaaagatttcaaataatctAATGAAGCACTTTAGGAACTAGGAAAGCAAGAACaagccaaacccaaaattagtggaataaaagaaataataaagatcagagaagaattaaacaaaatatagatGCAATAAACAATATAAAGgtccaatgaaacaaaaagttggttgttcaaaaagagaaataaaactgataaaccactagctagactaataagaaaagagaagacccaaattttaaaaatcagaatgaaaAGGAGATACTAaaactgattccacagaaatacaaaagatcatcagagatcTTTGACATGAACATATCGTATGAACAACCATAtgctaacaaactggaaaatctagaggaaatgaataaattcctggatatatGCAACCTACTAAGATGGAAtctggaagaaatagaaaacctgaacataCTAATAAGTAATGAGATTAAATCAGTAGTAAAAACTCTTCCCCGACAACAAAAAAGCCCCAGGACCAAacgacttcactgctgaattctaccaaatgtatgAAGAAAAAGTAACACCAATTTCCCCCAAAGTATTCCAAAAATTTCAAGAGAatggaattctccctaactcattctatgaggctagcattaccttgctaccaaaaccagacaaggacacaatgacaaaagaaaactataaaccaatatccctgatgaacatagatgcaaatatcaccaacagaatactagcaaactgaattcagtaacatatcaaaaagataatacaccacaatcaagtgaAATTTATCCCAAGGATATAAGGATGATTTAAcacatgcaaatcagtaaacatgaAACATCTCTGGGACAGACTAAAGGATAAAAacaatatgatcatctcaacagacacagaaagagcATTTGTTAGAATTCAGTGTCTCTTcatgatataaaaaaaaaaccctcaacaaactaggcatagaaggaatatacctcagcataataaaggtcatatatgataaacccacagctaacacctTACTGAACGGGGAAAAGtcgaaagcctttcctctaagaactggcacaagacaaagatgcccctT
This genomic stretch from Chlorocebus sabaeus isolate Y175 chromosome 13, mChlSab1.0.hap1, whole genome shotgun sequence harbors:
- the LOC140713193 gene encoding uncharacterized protein isoform X3 — encoded protein: MSHTGRPSAVPSSSLPTPLLPPRTAAPESKQVADPVPSRSSLPPLFFQGDRCRCVLRHGLPGRWSGRSHLQDCDSTHRPGQAVAAACQQTDHRRVLPSTELPTSISMTLETECFRIPRTLTLSSAG
- the LOC140713193 gene encoding uncharacterized protein isoform X2; its protein translation is MSHTGRPSAVPSSSLPTPLLPPRTAGRSRPPGPASLAPALIDTGVGTYGSAAEASRRPRSQSRLPTQSRPAAACLLFSFKETDVAVSFAMDFLEGGVAAAIFKTAIAPIDQVKLLLQHASKQITAGYYHLLSCLLRYL
- the LOC140713193 gene encoding uncharacterized protein isoform X4 → MSHTGRPSAVPSSSLPTPLLPPRTAAPESKQVADPVPSRSSLPPLFFQGDRCRCVLRHGLPGRWSGRSHLQDCDSTHRPGQAVAAACQQTDHRRIEEEHNSIAH